A single genomic interval of Bacteroidetes Order II. bacterium harbors:
- a CDS encoding VCBS repeat-containing protein has product MKYALLFFCSYWFTVAAWAQTPLFQLLPPEKTGITFQNTLVEKPGLNIMEIATFYNGAGVAVGDLNNDGLPEVFFTANMGQNKLYLNKGNLAFVDITKSAGVEGKRGWKAGVTFADVNNDGWLDIYVSYGADVDEPLRRNELYINNKNLTFSEQAAQFGIDDFGHGTQAHFFDYDRDGDLDVFVLNQMVKNYQYFDVAYMKRAKDPLAGDRLYRNDNGKFTDVSDVAGIIANPIGAGLSAAVSDFNLDGWPDLYVCNDYDEDDYFYINQKDGTFKEELRTRMGHTTKNSMGSDVGDINNDGYPDFFAVDMLPEDNRRQKILKGPDMYDFVQMLLSHGYHPQYMRNMLQLNNGRGEFQEIGQLAGVSNTDWSWASLFADFDRDGWQDLYITNGYLRDYTDLDFLRYKYGEARRKAQLAGQEVDLFALVKEIPSSGVKNYLYQNTGKLTFQNRREAWGLDQVSVSSGAAYADLDLDGDLDLVVNNINQVAFVYQNMAAEQGWGRYLKVEFEGSERNRFGIGAKVTLRGKEKYQLFVKENYVERGYQSSVEPILYFGLGDLEQVQLEVVWPTGEKQILPNIRTNQTITLKQANAETTQTTNRTTPLPFLFTEVERGIDFIHAEDDFNDFKREVLLPKKLSKMGPTLATTDVNGDGLDDVYVGGAKGQVSALYLQQPDGTFLEKSQDAFVQDTDFEDVDALFFDIDGDGDPDLYVVSGGNDADADESGFNPAYQDRLYVNDGKGNLTKSVLPVIQSCGGKVAVADPDGDGDLDVFRTGHSFSGRFPTVPRSFLLENQQGKLVDVTPEVLKYVGMATSVAWMDVQGDKKPELVVAGEWMPIRVFNIEDHWETLEISEQSGFAQTNGWWNTLEVADMDGDGDLDLLAGNQGLNNQMKPSIKEPMTLLAGDYDENGSIDPIISYYIQGKSYPLPSRDELLDQLAPLRRFFTTFASYSNATMQDFLSTEQIGKAQKNTVYTFESMLFVNDGKGHFTARPLPIEAQFAPIHAFLVRDLNKDGHPDLVIGGNNYHERAQTGYQDALQGLILLGNGRLMLEPVASVDSGFYAPLEIRELHWINTPHGPHLVAGINNKSVKTWQIKGGLHDDGEK; this is encoded by the coding sequence ATGAAATACGCATTGCTATTCTTTTGTAGTTACTGGTTTACGGTAGCAGCATGGGCACAAACCCCTTTGTTTCAACTTTTGCCACCAGAGAAAACGGGTATCACCTTTCAAAATACCCTCGTCGAAAAACCCGGCCTCAATATTATGGAAATTGCCACTTTTTATAACGGTGCTGGGGTGGCGGTGGGAGACCTGAACAACGACGGCTTGCCAGAGGTCTTCTTTACAGCCAATATGGGGCAGAATAAACTCTACCTGAACAAGGGAAATCTGGCTTTTGTGGACATCACAAAATCTGCAGGGGTAGAAGGGAAGCGTGGCTGGAAGGCAGGGGTAACGTTTGCTGATGTTAATAACGATGGCTGGCTGGATATTTACGTGAGTTATGGGGCCGATGTGGATGAACCTTTGCGACGTAATGAACTCTATATCAATAATAAAAACCTAACGTTTAGTGAACAAGCAGCCCAATTTGGCATTGACGACTTTGGGCATGGCACGCAGGCCCATTTTTTTGATTATGACCGAGACGGAGATTTGGATGTTTTTGTGTTGAATCAGATGGTGAAAAACTACCAGTATTTTGATGTCGCCTATATGAAACGGGCCAAAGACCCTCTTGCTGGAGACCGGCTTTATCGGAACGATAATGGGAAATTTACCGATGTGAGCGACGTGGCCGGAATCATTGCCAACCCCATCGGGGCCGGGCTTAGTGCTGCTGTTTCGGATTTTAACTTGGACGGCTGGCCGGATTTGTACGTCTGCAATGACTACGATGAAGACGATTACTTCTACATCAACCAAAAAGATGGAACCTTTAAAGAAGAACTCAGAACGAGAATGGGGCATACCACCAAAAACTCGATGGGGAGCGATGTGGGAGACATCAACAACGATGGCTATCCGGATTTCTTTGCAGTAGATATGTTGCCGGAAGATAACCGACGACAAAAAATACTGAAAGGCCCTGATATGTATGATTTTGTGCAAATGCTCCTCTCACATGGCTATCATCCCCAGTACATGCGGAATATGCTACAACTGAACAATGGGCGTGGCGAATTTCAGGAAATTGGGCAGTTGGCAGGCGTCTCCAATACCGATTGGTCGTGGGCCTCGCTTTTTGCAGACTTCGACCGCGATGGCTGGCAAGACCTCTATATCACCAATGGGTATTTGAGGGATTATACCGATCTTGATTTCCTCCGGTATAAGTACGGTGAAGCGCGGCGAAAAGCGCAACTGGCCGGACAAGAAGTGGATTTGTTTGCATTGGTCAAAGAAATCCCATCGTCTGGTGTAAAAAATTACTTGTATCAAAACACAGGAAAACTTACTTTTCAAAATAGACGGGAGGCTTGGGGATTGGATCAGGTCTCGGTTTCGAGTGGTGCCGCATATGCAGACTTAGACCTGGATGGCGACCTCGATTTGGTGGTGAACAACATCAATCAAGTGGCTTTTGTCTATCAAAATATGGCCGCCGAACAAGGCTGGGGGCGCTACCTAAAGGTGGAGTTTGAAGGCTCCGAGCGCAATCGGTTTGGAATTGGAGCCAAAGTAACCCTAAGAGGCAAAGAAAAATATCAACTGTTTGTCAAGGAGAACTATGTAGAGCGGGGTTATCAATCCTCCGTAGAACCAATTCTTTATTTTGGATTGGGGGATTTAGAACAGGTGCAATTAGAAGTGGTGTGGCCAACAGGAGAAAAGCAAATCTTGCCAAACATACGCACCAACCAAACCATAACCCTCAAGCAGGCGAATGCCGAAACAACACAGACCACAAATCGGACAACACCCCTTCCTTTTTTGTTTACCGAAGTGGAACGGGGAATAGACTTTATCCATGCAGAGGATGATTTTAATGACTTTAAACGAGAGGTCTTATTGCCCAAAAAACTGTCTAAAATGGGGCCAACCCTTGCTACGACCGATGTGAACGGGGATGGCTTGGATGATGTGTATGTGGGAGGAGCCAAAGGACAGGTCAGTGCCTTGTATCTGCAACAGCCGGATGGAACCTTTCTCGAAAAATCGCAGGATGCGTTTGTCCAAGATACCGATTTTGAAGACGTGGATGCCCTCTTTTTTGATATAGATGGTGATGGGGATCCCGATCTCTATGTGGTGTCTGGCGGAAATGATGCCGATGCAGACGAAAGCGGTTTCAATCCCGCCTACCAAGACCGGCTCTATGTGAATGATGGTAAAGGAAATCTGACCAAATCGGTGCTGCCTGTGATCCAGAGTTGTGGCGGAAAAGTGGCCGTCGCAGATCCAGATGGCGATGGCGACCTTGATGTTTTTAGAACGGGTCATTCGTTTTCGGGGCGTTTCCCAACCGTTCCTCGTAGTTTTTTGCTCGAAAATCAGCAAGGCAAATTGGTGGATGTGACGCCGGAAGTGCTAAAATATGTCGGAATGGCAACTTCTGTGGCCTGGATGGACGTGCAGGGCGACAAAAAGCCGGAATTGGTCGTCGCCGGAGAATGGATGCCGATCCGGGTGTTTAACATTGAAGACCATTGGGAAACGTTGGAAATCTCTGAACAAAGTGGGTTTGCCCAAACCAATGGATGGTGGAATACTTTGGAGGTGGCAGATATGGATGGCGATGGCGATCTCGACCTTTTGGCCGGAAATCAGGGGTTGAATAACCAAATGAAACCCTCGATAAAAGAACCCATGACGTTATTGGCCGGAGACTACGACGAAAATGGTAGCATAGACCCGATTATTAGTTACTACATCCAAGGAAAAAGCTACCCCTTGCCTTCGCGCGACGAACTCTTGGACCAATTAGCCCCTCTACGGCGATTTTTTACCACTTTTGCTTCGTACTCCAATGCCACCATGCAAGATTTTCTGAGTACCGAACAGATAGGAAAGGCGCAGAAAAACACGGTTTATACCTTCGAATCAATGCTTTTTGTGAATGATGGCAAAGGGCACTTTACCGCCCGTCCGTTGCCGATTGAGGCGCAATTTGCACCCATCCATGCGTTTTTGGTGAGGGATTTAAATAAAGACGGTCATCCCGATCTCGTCATAGGCGGGAATAACTACCACGAACGGGCGCAAACGGGGTATCAGGATGCACTTCAGGGACTTATTCTGCTGGGGAATGGGCGTCTGATGCTTGAGCCTGTTGCTTCGGTGGATAGTGGCTTTTATGCGCCGTTGGAAATCCGAGAACTGCACTGGATAAACACCCCACACGGCCCACACCTTGTTGCAGGTATTAATAACAAATCGGTTAAAACATGGCAAATAAAGGGAGGACTACATGATGATGGGGAGAAGTAA
- a CDS encoding IS1595 family transposase, producing the protein MKGKRGRGTAQDDKVPVLGMIQRNGFVIIRALENVQQKTIQPLIQRFVQADSKVFTDEYNIYNWLSNFYEHKTVNHGQGEFARDEDGDGKFEVHVNTMECFWSLLRPWLRPHRGISQERMPFYLGFFEFLHNIRKRGSNSLTGLLTLLIAT; encoded by the coding sequence TTGAAGGGTAAACGGGGTCGAGGCACCGCACAAGACGACAAAGTGCCTGTTTTGGGCATGATCCAGCGAAACGGTTTTGTCATCATTCGCGCCTTGGAAAACGTTCAGCAAAAAACGATTCAGCCATTGATCCAGCGTTTTGTTCAGGCCGACAGCAAAGTTTTTACGGACGAATACAACATATATAACTGGTTGTCAAATTTTTACGAACACAAAACCGTTAACCACGGACAAGGTGAATTTGCCAGAGACGAAGACGGGGATGGAAAATTTGAAGTACACGTCAATACGATGGAATGTTTTTGGTCACTGTTAAGACCGTGGTTAAGACCTCATCGTGGTATCTCTCAGGAACGAATGCCTTTTTATCTGGGATTCTTTGAGTTCCTGCACAACATCAGAAAAAGAGGAAGCAACTCTTTGACCGGTTTACTCACACTCTTAATCGCAACTTGA
- a CDS encoding transposase: MQLLRIQEIVDDRLCYEKVRELRWSEGVKCPHCQSKKHKRHGHHNTSEHRYRYQCKGCQKYFDNLTNTVFQGHHQPLKNWIICLYLMGLNLSNAQIAKELGLTESDCHAMTSLLREGVYEKRPQEILTGEVEFDELYIIAGHKGHPESVKKRSKRTAAALEG, encoded by the coding sequence ATGCAGTTACTCAGGATACAAGAAATTGTTGACGACCGTCTTTGTTACGAGAAAGTCAGGGAGTTGCGTTGGTCGGAAGGGGTTAAATGCCCGCATTGCCAAAGCAAGAAACACAAACGGCACGGCCACCACAACACGAGTGAACACCGATATCGTTATCAGTGCAAGGGTTGTCAAAAATATTTTGACAACCTGACGAACACCGTTTTTCAAGGGCATCATCAGCCATTGAAAAACTGGATTATCTGCCTGTACCTAATGGGCTTGAACTTGTCGAATGCACAGATAGCCAAAGAGTTAGGGTTGACAGAGAGTGATTGCCACGCTATGACCAGCCTGCTTCGAGAGGGTGTTTACGAAAAACGCCCGCAAGAGATTTTGACCGGAGAAGTTGAATTTGACGAGTTATACATCATTGCAGGCCACAAAGGGCATCCTGAATCTGTAAAAAAAAGGTCGAAAAGGACGGCGGCGGCGCTTGAAGGGTAA
- a CDS encoding redoxin domain-containing protein: MFSHPADFTPVCTTDLGRTALLSDEFTKRGVKVIAVSVDDLDAHARLFAVNASRIIPTSGRNWWCYCVNIIPSSHFNRMVLNIQRIVLMNFRTLK, encoded by the coding sequence CTGTTCTCGCATCCGGCTGACTTTACCCCCGTCTGTACCACGGACTTAGGCCGAACCGCTTTGCTTTCCGATGAATTTACGAAGCGTGGAGTGAAGGTTATTGCTGTCAGCGTGGACGATCTCGACGCCCATGCCCGATTGTTTGCAGTCAATGCCTCCCGGATCATCCCCACGAGTGGGCGAAATTGGTGGTGCTATTGCGTTAATATCATTCCTAGTAGCCATTTTAACAGAATGGTGCTAAACATTCAGCGAATTGTGTTAATGAATTTCAGAACATTAAAATAA
- a CDS encoding LysR family transcriptional regulator codes for MKLQHLSALLAVVDHHFNLTITAQHLFTTQPAISKYITQLEEDIGVSLFERRGRRILGLSKEGEQVYEHARRVMQEVENIRTIAHLATSPETGLIRMATTHTQARYYLPTRMPRYMAQHPKVKMQLFQHTPVQNAKLLADGQVDIAICTEVLSDFDGLLAIPCYRWNRLLLVPHGHPLTEVPILTLSDIAAYPLISYSMGFTGRGKLDQTFRQSGIHPNIVITASDADVIKTYVRLGLGVGIVAEMAYESETDSDFTAISLAHLFPSATTWVAYQKHRLVSRYMFDFIRQLSPMTRLKFREGEVLYEPQEDRIPLFGLLRVNK; via the coding sequence ATGAAATTACAGCATTTATCTGCCCTATTGGCGGTTGTTGATCATCATTTTAACCTCACGATAACGGCCCAACACTTGTTTACAACCCAACCAGCCATTAGTAAATACATCACACAATTAGAAGAAGACATTGGTGTATCCTTGTTTGAGCGTCGGGGGAGAAGAATTTTGGGTTTGTCTAAAGAGGGCGAGCAAGTATATGAACATGCCCGACGAGTGATGCAGGAAGTAGAAAATATTCGCACGATTGCCCACTTAGCTACTTCACCGGAAACAGGATTGATTCGGATGGCCACCACCCATACGCAGGCCCGTTATTATTTGCCGACGCGAATGCCTCGGTATATGGCCCAGCACCCCAAGGTCAAAATGCAGTTGTTTCAGCATACGCCGGTGCAGAATGCCAAATTGTTGGCAGACGGCCAGGTAGATATTGCAATATGTACAGAGGTTTTATCCGATTTTGATGGTTTGTTGGCCATACCATGTTACCGATGGAATCGTCTGTTATTGGTTCCACATGGGCATCCTCTCACCGAAGTTCCCATACTTACGCTATCGGATATTGCGGCATACCCGCTAATTTCCTACTCGATGGGATTTACGGGAAGGGGTAAATTGGATCAAACGTTCCGACAATCGGGCATCCATCCCAATATTGTCATCACAGCCAGCGATGCCGACGTGATCAAAACTTATGTCCGCCTTGGACTGGGGGTGGGTATTGTTGCTGAAATGGCATATGAAAGTGAGACGGACTCCGATTTTACGGCTATTTCGCTGGCCCACCTTTTTCCATCGGCCACCACTTGGGTTGCTTATCAGAAACATCGGCTCGTTTCGCGCTATATGTTTGATTTTATTCGTCAACTTTCGCCAATGACACGGCTAAAATTCCGCGAGGGAGAAGTATTGTATGAGCCGCAGGAAGACCGCATTCCGTTGTTTGGCCTGTTAAGGGTAAACAAATAG
- a CDS encoding bacterial transcriptional activator domain-containing protein, with protein MLSKSWRPELSVRTLGGFAVYAGETCLSPHIWKRDKSLQLFQYFLATKGIFRHREMITEALWPELSGEASERDFKVALNGIQQAFKNVVKSPVVVRSGVSYALDSRLVESDVVVFEQKIASGIQNVSAQREMAMALLREALILYEGPFLPGRAYEDWASEARERLHTLALSTMTTLAEIVLLDNATEALHLAQRVIDFEKGWEEAYRLAMRAYVILGNRPMALRTYEKCADVLADLYDVEPLPQTTRLYVEIKQL; from the coding sequence ATGTTATCCAAATCCTGGCGTCCAGAACTGTCTGTGCGGACATTGGGCGGTTTTGCGGTTTATGCTGGCGAAACCTGTCTTTCGCCTCATATTTGGAAGCGGGACAAAAGCCTTCAGCTGTTTCAGTATTTCCTTGCCACAAAAGGGATTTTTCGGCATCGCGAGATGATTACCGAGGCCCTTTGGCCGGAATTATCGGGTGAGGCATCGGAACGCGATTTTAAGGTGGCTTTAAATGGCATTCAGCAGGCGTTTAAAAATGTGGTGAAGTCGCCTGTGGTGGTACGAAGTGGTGTGAGCTATGCCTTAGATAGTCGGCTAGTGGAAAGTGATGTGGTGGTTTTTGAGCAAAAAATCGCTTCGGGAATTCAAAACGTTTCGGCACAAAGAGAAATGGCAATGGCGTTGCTCCGAGAAGCCTTAATCCTTTATGAAGGTCCCTTTTTACCCGGACGGGCTTATGAAGATTGGGCAAGTGAAGCCCGTGAACGGCTTCATACCTTAGCCTTGAGTACTATGACCACTCTGGCAGAAATTGTGTTGTTGGATAATGCAACCGAAGCGCTACATTTGGCACAGCGGGTTATAGACTTCGAAAAAGGTTGGGAGGAGGCATACCGATTGGCCATGCGGGCCTATGTCATTTTGGGAAATCGGCCCATGGCGCTACGTACCTATGAGAAATGTGCTGATGTCTTGGCGGATTTGTATGATGTCGAGCCTTTGCCACAAACCACTCGGCTTTATGTGGAGATCAAACAACTTTAA